Proteins encoded within one genomic window of Phototrophicus methaneseepsis:
- a CDS encoding NADH-quinone oxidoreductase subunit A, translated as MTLNAFAPIGVMIIIGIILGLIILMISRVFGPHNPTFRKTAPYESGMKPIGPGTRRMPIKFYLVAVLFIIFDVEVIFFMPWAVAMRDLGVYGLLVMGVFTLILVAGFVYEWKKGALEWE; from the coding sequence ATGACTCTGAACGCATTTGCGCCGATTGGCGTAATGATTATCATTGGCATCATTTTGGGCCTGATCATTTTGATGATCTCACGTGTATTCGGCCCACACAACCCAACTTTTCGTAAAACTGCACCCTATGAAAGCGGGATGAAGCCGATCGGCCCCGGTACACGCCGGATGCCCATCAAATTCTATCTCGTTGCAGTCTTGTTCATCATATTTGACGTTGAAGTGATTTTCTTTATGCCCTGGGCTGTTGCCATGCGTGATCTGGGCGTATACGGTTTACTGGTAATGGGAGTTTTCACGCTTATCCTGGTAGCTGGATTTGTGTATGAGTGGAAGAAAGGCGCGCTCGAATGGGAGTAA
- a CDS encoding NADH-quinone oxidoreductase subunit B: protein MGVSTKLGNLGVVTTTLEDAVNWGRTGAMWPLLFGLACCAIEMMSTQASDYDLSRFGMELNRASPRQSDLMIVAGRVTRKMAPVVRQLYDQMADPKWVLSMGDCASCGGVYNNYAIVQGVDEIVPVDVYVAGCPPRPEQLLHGILTLHEKVKGERIQDWAS from the coding sequence ATGGGAGTAAGCACCAAACTCGGTAATCTGGGTGTTGTTACCACGACCCTTGAAGATGCGGTCAATTGGGGCCGTACCGGCGCGATGTGGCCGTTGTTGTTCGGCCTTGCCTGCTGCGCGATTGAGATGATGTCCACACAGGCATCAGATTATGATCTGTCTCGTTTCGGCATGGAGTTAAATCGTGCCTCGCCACGTCAGTCAGATTTGATGATTGTTGCTGGTCGTGTCACTCGTAAGATGGCCCCTGTTGTTCGCCAACTTTATGACCAGATGGCAGACCCCAAGTGGGTACTCAGCATGGGTGACTGCGCTTCTTGTGGTGGTGTGTATAACAACTACGCCATCGTACAAGGCGTAGACGAAATCGTCCCGGTCGATGTCTACGTGGCAGGGTGCCCGCCACGCCCGGAGCAGCTTCTACATGGTATTTTGACGCTGCATGAGAAGGTCAAGGGTGAGCGCATCCAGGACTGGGCAAGCTAA
- a CDS encoding NADH-quinone oxidoreductase subunit C, whose protein sequence is MDPVAALKERFGEDILYVKEFRGEITVVTKSELIVDVMMYLRNTPGLTYNFLSDISSVDYYPNAYGDEYDGTEEYDYRPERFALAYHVYSMLYNRRLRVKTFMMEEDPVAPTLVGVWPAANWLEREIADLMGIRFDGHPDPRRLMMPEDWDGHPLRRDYPLGKERVQFSFNMQEIQNHKPFADE, encoded by the coding sequence ATGGACCCCGTGGCTGCTCTAAAAGAGCGGTTTGGTGAGGACATCCTGTACGTCAAGGAATTCCGCGGCGAAATCACTGTTGTGACAAAAAGTGAGTTGATCGTCGATGTGATGATGTATCTTCGCAATACGCCGGGCCTCACATACAACTTCTTGTCGGATATCAGTTCCGTAGACTACTATCCGAATGCTTACGGCGACGAATACGATGGCACGGAAGAATACGACTATCGGCCTGAGCGCTTTGCGCTGGCTTATCATGTTTATTCCATGCTTTATAACCGCCGCCTGCGCGTCAAGACGTTTATGATGGAAGAGGATCCCGTTGCTCCGACGCTTGTGGGGGTCTGGCCCGCAGCAAACTGGTTGGAGCGCGAAATTGCCGATTTGATGGGCATCCGTTTCGATGGACATCCGGACCCGCGTCGTTTGATGATGCCGGAAGACTGGGATGGTCATCCACTGCGCCGCGATTACCCGCTGGGTAAAGAACGGGTGCAGTTCTCGTTCAATATGCAAGAAATCCAGAACCACAAACCGTTCGCAGATGAATAG